TTGTCCAAGATTCCCATGTTTTCTCTCCCTTCTGAACCCCTGGCGGTGCCTTCGGCCATCGATTCGCTTTCCCCTCGCCTGGACGGTGATCCGCTCTCACGAAGAAGCAGGGCGGACGAAGCGCGTCAGCCGCTTCAGCCATCCGTCGTTGGACGGCAGAGGCATGAACGGCACCTCCTGACCGGTGAGGCGTTTGGCAATGTTGCGGAAAGCCTGGCCGGCCAGCGACTTGCGGTCCATCGCCGCCGGCGTGCCGCGGTTGGTGGACATGATGATGGTCTCATCCTCCGGCACGATGCCGATCAGCTCGATCGCCAGGAGTTCCACCACGTCCTCGATAGTGAGCATCTCGCCCTTGCGCACCAGGTCCGACTTGATGCGGTTGATAATCAGCCGCGCCGGCCCCTTCTCCTGCGCCTCCACAAACCCGATGGCCCGGTCGGCATCCCGCACCGCCGAGACATCCGGCGTGGTGACGATGATGACCTCATCCGCCGGCGCCAGCGCGTTGTGAAAGCCGGTCTCGATGCCGGCCGGC
The nucleotide sequence above comes from Anaerolineae bacterium. Encoded proteins:
- the minD gene encoding septum site-determining protein MinD — translated: MGGKIITITSGKGGVGKTTTTANIGVGLALLGKSVVCVDTDIGLRNLDLVMGLDNRIVYDLVDVVEGRCRLKQALVRDRHLSELYLLPAAQTRDKTAVSAAQIQALCDELRKEFDFILLDSPAGIETGFHNALAPADEVIIVTTPDVSAVRDADRAIGFVEAQEKGPARLIINRIKSDLVRKGEMLTIEDVVELLAIELIGIVPEDETIIMSTNRGTPAAMDRKSLAGQAFRNIAKRLTGQEVPFMPLPSNDGWLKRLTRFVRPASS